One genomic window of Trichlorobacter lovleyi includes the following:
- the secY gene encoding preprotein translocase subunit SecY: MLEAFQNIFRIPELKRRVLFTLGMLAVYRVGCHIPTPGIDSIALSHFFKQAQGTLLGLFDMFSGGALERMSVFALGIMPYISSSIIFQLLTVVVPAIEKLSKEGEAGRKKITQYTRYGTILLSIVQGSGIAIGLESMRGPAGELVVPTPGWSFRLMTIITLTAGTAFIMWLGEQMTERGIGNGISLIIFAGIVVRIPSAIANTGKLINSGNLSLFALIFVLVLMAAVIAAIVFVERGQRRLPIHYAKRVTGLKTFSPQTSHLPLKVNMAGVIPPIFASSIIMFPATVANFINIPAVQQFAKMLAPGNWLYNVFYVAFIVFFCYFYTAVTFNPADVAENIKKHGGYIPGIRPGKETSEYMDSILTRLTFAGAIYISLVCVLPSLLVGGFRLNLPFYFGGTSLLIAVGVGMDTVAQIESHLITRNYEGFLKGVRIRGRR, translated from the coding sequence GTGCTAGAGGCTTTCCAGAACATCTTCCGTATTCCTGAGCTAAAGAGACGGGTGCTGTTCACACTGGGGATGTTGGCTGTGTATCGTGTTGGTTGTCATATCCCAACACCTGGTATAGATTCCATTGCACTGTCACATTTCTTTAAACAGGCTCAAGGTACTCTCCTGGGCCTGTTTGATATGTTTTCCGGTGGTGCCTTGGAGCGGATGTCCGTCTTTGCATTGGGGATTATGCCCTATATCTCTTCCTCCATTATTTTTCAGCTTTTGACGGTTGTTGTGCCGGCTATTGAAAAGCTTTCCAAGGAAGGTGAGGCTGGGCGAAAAAAGATTACCCAATATACCCGTTACGGTACTATTCTGCTTAGTATTGTCCAAGGGTCTGGTATAGCGATCGGTTTGGAAAGTATGCGTGGTCCGGCAGGTGAACTTGTTGTCCCTACACCTGGATGGTCCTTCAGATTAATGACAATCATTACCCTAACTGCCGGTACTGCTTTTATTATGTGGCTTGGTGAGCAGATGACAGAGCGTGGCATTGGTAACGGTATCTCGCTGATCATTTTTGCCGGCATTGTTGTCAGGATTCCTTCAGCAATTGCCAACACTGGTAAATTGATCAATAGTGGTAACTTGTCATTATTTGCTTTGATCTTTGTTTTGGTTTTGATGGCTGCGGTTATTGCCGCTATTGTCTTTGTTGAGCGTGGTCAACGTAGACTGCCGATACACTATGCGAAGAGGGTGACCGGTTTAAAGACGTTCAGTCCTCAAACCTCCCATCTGCCTTTGAAGGTTAACATGGCAGGTGTTATCCCTCCAATCTTTGCATCTTCGATTATAATGTTTCCGGCAACGGTGGCTAATTTTATCAATATTCCTGCAGTTCAGCAGTTTGCTAAGATGCTGGCACCAGGAAATTGGTTGTATAATGTATTTTATGTTGCGTTTATTGTTTTCTTTTGCTATTTCTATACGGCTGTCACGTTTAATCCTGCCGATGTGGCTGAAAACATCAAGAAGCATGGTGGATATATACCTGGTATCCGGCCTGGAAAGGAAACCTCTGAGTATATGGACAGTATACTTACACGGTTGACTTTTGCTGGAGCTATTTATATTTCGCTTGTTTGTGTGTTGCCGTCTTTGCTTGTTGGTGGCTTTAGGTTGAATCTGCCGTTTTATTTTGGTGGAACATCGCTTTTGATTGCCGTCGGTGTCGGTATGGATACTGTGGCGCAGATAGAGTCTCACCTTATAACTCGTAACTACGAAGGGTTCTTGAAGGGTGTGCGGATCCGGGGCCGGAGGTAA
- a CDS encoding adenylate kinase, with amino-acid sequence MDLILFGPPGAGKGTQAQFLVETYGVPQVSTGDMLRAAVKAGTPLGVKAQEIMARGGLVSDDIVLGIVAERLAQDDCSSGFVLDGFPRTIPQADALDGILKQAGRAIDHVVSLEVDSEEIVKRLSGRRSCPSCGKGYHVVFDAPVKADVCDVCGTGLVQRADDQEDTVRNRLLVYEQQTAPLKEYYQSKQILCSIPGIGPIAEIQQRIAAALEK; translated from the coding sequence GTGGATTTGATTTTGTTTGGTCCTCCTGGGGCTGGCAAAGGCACTCAGGCCCAGTTTTTGGTTGAGACCTATGGTGTTCCGCAGGTGTCCACTGGTGATATGTTGCGGGCTGCTGTTAAGGCTGGCACTCCTTTGGGGGTGAAGGCACAAGAAATAATGGCCCGAGGTGGGCTTGTTTCTGATGACATTGTGCTTGGTATTGTTGCTGAGCGTCTGGCCCAGGATGATTGTTCGTCTGGTTTTGTCTTGGATGGTTTTCCCCGGACAATTCCGCAAGCTGATGCGTTGGATGGTATATTGAAACAGGCAGGTCGCGCAATTGACCATGTTGTTTCGCTTGAGGTTGATAGTGAAGAGATAGTAAAGCGGCTGTCAGGGCGTCGCTCCTGTCCTTCGTGTGGTAAGGGCTATCATGTGGTTTTTGACGCCCCCGTGAAGGCGGATGTCTGTGATGTCTGCGGTACTGGTTTGGTGCAGCGTGCTGATGATCAAGAGGATACAGTGCGTAATAGGTTGCTGGTTTATGAGCAGCAGACCGCTCCCTTGAAGGAGTATTATCAGTCTAAGCAGATTTTGTGCTCGATCCCCGGTATTGGGCCAATTGCGGAAATTCAACAGCGGATTGCAGCAGCTTTGGAGAAATAA
- the map gene encoding type I methionyl aminopeptidase translates to MIVLKSPREIERMRASCQIVAEVLALLKEKTVPGVTTLELEDLALKETKKRKAVPAFKGYAGFPFALCCSPNDRVIHGMPNSVPLKDGDILSIDFGVLYDEYYGDSAITIPVAAASKDALKLLRVTEESLYKGIEQAAAGGRLFDISSAVQAHVEQHGFSVVRDFVGHGIGKKLHEEPQVPNYGVAGRGVQLKPGMVLAIEPMVNKGGYAVRVLDDGWTTVTADGSLSAHFEHTVAITTQGPDILTRL, encoded by the coding sequence GTGATCGTCCTGAAGTCTCCTCGTGAGATTGAGCGGATGCGTGCTTCCTGCCAAATTGTTGCTGAAGTGCTTGCTCTTTTGAAGGAAAAAACAGTACCCGGTGTTACAACGCTGGAGCTAGAGGATCTTGCGCTTAAAGAAACTAAAAAGCGTAAGGCGGTACCAGCTTTTAAAGGCTATGCTGGTTTTCCTTTTGCGCTCTGCTGTTCGCCCAATGATCGTGTCATCCACGGTATGCCGAATTCAGTTCCGCTTAAGGATGGTGATATCCTGAGTATTGATTTCGGGGTGCTGTATGATGAGTATTATGGCGATTCAGCCATTACAATCCCTGTGGCTGCGGCAAGCAAAGATGCCCTGAAGTTGCTTAGGGTGACTGAAGAGTCTCTGTATAAAGGCATTGAGCAGGCTGCAGCTGGTGGAAGGTTGTTTGATATTTCCAGTGCTGTGCAAGCTCATGTCGAGCAACATGGTTTCTCTGTTGTTCGCGATTTTGTTGGCCACGGAATAGGTAAAAAGTTGCATGAGGAGCCACAGGTACCCAACTACGGTGTGGCTGGAAGAGGTGTGCAGCTTAAGCCCGGAATGGTTCTGGCGATTGAACCAATGGTGAATAAAGGTGGTTATGCCGTAAGGGTTCTTGATGACGGCTGGACTACCGTAACGGCAGATGGAAGCTTGTCTGCACATTTTGAACATACAGTAGCAATAACAACTCAAGGACCTGATATTCTTACGCGCCTCTAA
- the rpmJ gene encoding 50S ribosomal protein L36, whose product MKVRASVKKICDKCKIIKRKGVVRVICDTPKHSQRQG is encoded by the coding sequence ATGAAAGTTCGGGCATCTGTCAAAAAGATCTGCGATAAGTGCAAGATCATCAAGCGCAAAGGTGTTGTGCGCGTTATTTGTGACACACCCAAGCATTCTCAACGTCAAGGGTAA
- the rpsM gene encoding 30S ribosomal protein S13 encodes MARIAGIDLPKNKRIEIALTYIYGIGRTTAKNILAATSIDGSTRTDKLTEAEIGKLREEIDKNVKVEGDLRREVSMNIKRLMDLGCYRGLRHRKGLPCRGQRTKTNARTRKGPARTVAGKKK; translated from the coding sequence GTGGCACGTATTGCAGGTATTGACCTACCAAAAAACAAGCGGATAGAAATCGCCTTGACGTACATCTACGGCATCGGGCGTACAACCGCCAAGAATATTCTTGCCGCCACCAGCATAGATGGCAGCACACGTACTGACAAACTCACTGAGGCTGAGATTGGTAAGCTGCGTGAAGAAATAGATAAGAACGTCAAGGTTGAGGGTGATCTTCGTCGTGAAGTGTCTATGAATATCAAGCGTCTTATGGACCTTGGTTGCTACCGCGGCTTGCGTCACCGTAAAGGCCTGCCTTGTCGTGGTCAACGTACAAAGACCAACGCACGTACTCGTAAAGGCCCTGCCCGGACTGTTGCAGGCAAGAAGAAGTAA
- the rpsK gene encoding 30S ribosomal protein S11: MAAPKKVVRKKKEKKNITNGVAHIQATFNNTIITITDPVGNVVAWSTAGAKGFKGSRKSTPFAAQVAAEDCARKAQEHGLRNIEVYVKGPGSGRESALRALQATGLNVSFIRDVTPIPHNGCRPPKRRRV, translated from the coding sequence ATGGCCGCCCCAAAAAAGGTTGTCAGAAAAAAGAAAGAGAAAAAGAATATTACTAATGGCGTTGCCCATATTCAGGCAACGTTTAACAATACCATTATTACTATCACCGATCCGGTGGGCAATGTGGTTGCTTGGTCTACAGCTGGTGCAAAAGGCTTTAAAGGTTCTCGTAAGAGTACTCCCTTTGCTGCTCAGGTTGCTGCTGAAGATTGTGCTCGTAAAGCGCAGGAACATGGACTTCGTAATATTGAAGTATATGTTAAAGGTCCAGGCTCAGGCCGTGAATCAGCTCTTCGTGCACTGCAGGCAACCGGTCTGAATGTGAGCTTCATACGTGACGTAACGCCGATTCCGCACAATGGATGCCGGCCGCCCAAGCGTAGAAGAGTTTAA
- the rpsD gene encoding 30S ribosomal protein S4, with product MARYIGPSCRLCRRENMELFLKGDRCYTDKCALKRRNYPPGQHGQGRSKTSDYGVQLREKQKVKRLYGLLEKQFRSYFDRADRMKGVTGENLLSLLERRLDNVVYRLGFASSRSEARQLVRHGHFVLNGRKATIPSIQVKAGDTIVLREKSRNVAAISEALDAVVRRGVPQWLELDRDAFTGSAKTVPVREDITTPIQEQLIVELYSK from the coding sequence TTGGCTAGGTATATTGGACCATCCTGCCGTTTGTGCAGAAGAGAAAATATGGAGCTGTTCCTGAAAGGGGACCGTTGCTATACTGATAAATGCGCCCTGAAGCGTCGTAACTATCCTCCGGGTCAGCATGGCCAGGGACGTTCTAAAACCTCTGATTACGGTGTGCAGTTGCGTGAGAAACAGAAGGTTAAGCGTTTGTACGGTCTGCTTGAGAAGCAGTTCCGTAGTTACTTTGATCGCGCAGACCGTATGAAGGGTGTGACAGGTGAGAACCTGCTTTCACTGTTGGAGCGCCGTCTTGATAACGTTGTGTACCGACTTGGTTTTGCTTCATCACGTTCAGAGGCCCGTCAGCTGGTTCGACATGGACATTTTGTGTTGAACGGACGTAAAGCTACGATTCCCTCTATCCAGGTAAAGGCTGGCGATACGATCGTTCTTCGCGAAAAAAGCCGTAATGTAGCAGCAATCAGTGAAGCTCTTGATGCAGTAGTTCGCCGTGGTGTTCCCCAGTGGCTTGAACTTGATCGTGATGCCTTTACCGGGTCAGCTAAAACTGTACCGGTTCGTGAAGATATAACGACTCCGATTCAAGAGCAGCTTATTGTTGAACTTTATTCTAAGTAA
- a CDS encoding DNA-directed RNA polymerase subunit alpha, with protein sequence MYKNWRDLIKPKQLQIEKETLTTTYGKFVAEPFERGFGTTLGNSLRRVLLSSLQGAAITSVRIKGVQHEFSSIPGVTEDVTDIILNLKSVRLRFHGADQATIRIIHKGDGIIKAADIMVPHNVEIMNPEMHIATCGKDAVLEMEMTVKIGKGYVSADRNRDEKAPVGTIPIDAIFSPIIKVNFVVSNARVGQMTDYDKLTLEVWTDGSVKPDDAIAYAAKIVKEQMSIFINFDEESEPLFQDEAAEDDSKINENLYRTVEELELSVRSANCLKNAGIKLIGELVSKTEAEMLKTQNFGRKSLNEIKDILNEMGLTFGMKLDSFPDPEVVKRLRGEQKDEE encoded by the coding sequence ATGTATAAAAACTGGCGTGATCTGATAAAGCCGAAGCAACTTCAGATTGAAAAAGAAACGCTTACAACAACGTATGGAAAATTCGTTGCTGAACCCTTTGAGCGTGGTTTTGGTACTACGCTGGGTAATTCTCTGCGCCGGGTTCTGCTCTCTTCTTTGCAGGGAGCCGCCATCACGTCTGTTCGTATAAAGGGTGTACAGCACGAATTTTCTTCAATACCAGGTGTTACTGAAGATGTAACCGATATTATTCTTAATCTGAAAAGTGTACGTCTCCGTTTTCACGGTGCTGATCAAGCAACTATCAGGATTATTCACAAAGGTGACGGTATCATCAAGGCTGCTGATATCATGGTTCCTCATAATGTGGAGATCATGAATCCTGAAATGCATATTGCAACATGTGGTAAGGACGCTGTACTTGAAATGGAGATGACGGTAAAGATTGGCAAAGGCTATGTCTCTGCTGATCGTAACCGTGACGAGAAAGCCCCTGTCGGCACAATTCCGATTGATGCAATCTTTTCTCCGATTATTAAAGTCAACTTTGTTGTGTCAAATGCCCGCGTTGGCCAGATGACTGATTACGATAAATTGACACTAGAAGTTTGGACTGACGGCAGTGTGAAGCCTGACGATGCCATTGCTTATGCCGCAAAAATTGTCAAAGAGCAGATGTCGATATTCATAAACTTTGATGAAGAGTCTGAGCCTTTGTTCCAGGATGAAGCTGCTGAAGATGATTCCAAGATAAATGAAAATCTGTACCGCACTGTGGAAGAACTGGAGCTTTCAGTACGTTCCGCGAACTGCCTGAAAAATGCCGGTATCAAGCTGATTGGTGAATTGGTCTCAAAAACTGAAGCAGAAATGCTCAAGACACAAAACTTTGGCCGTAAGTCGCTTAACGAGATAAAGGATATTTTGAATGAGATGGGGTTGACCTTCGGTATGAAGCTTGATTCCTTCCCTGATCCTGAGGTCGTTAAACGCCTGCGTGGCG